In the Entelurus aequoreus isolate RoL-2023_Sb linkage group LG16, RoL_Eaeq_v1.1, whole genome shotgun sequence genome, TTATTGTGGCCACCAGGTGCCgccaaaaaacaatacatttcattttaaagacagcataagtccattacaGATGGTTAATGATAAataagttagtgttttttttgCCTACCATTTGTCTTTGTTTGACTAATTTCGCTTGCTAaaactttttctaacattccacactacacaaTTATAAAAGTGTGTATGATTTgtgttgatatcgtatcggatcaatGTGTGACAagctgtcacttcatttctgtttgtgcttccttgttttgtgtttatttaccatCAGGGCTCCTATTTTGGTTCTATTTCCTGCTTGTCCAGCTGAGTGCtgtttttcccctcacctgcttttTATTGGTGGCCGGttcacacctggtgccaatcagcagGCTTCAATTTATGCCAGCCTCGCgcgctcctcagtgctcgaggattgtcTTTATGTTAGAACcttacatgcacgactgcttccttcTCTGTTTTGAGTGAATTTAAATCATCTTACCTGATCCTCACTCTCcgggttcctgcatcttggggtcacaaacaCTGCAGCTATGCGGGCTCCTGACACAATGTCTCTATCGGCCAATACGCAgagctccaatattggtatagcatcggaagtgaaaaagggaCCTAGCTACAACACAAAACTAAACTGTTTTGTTTAGCATATATAGAAATACACATATTTGCTTTAGCATCTTTatcatacaaaatgtatcaaaatgggcCTCACATTTATCAGTTTTTCTGTGGCACTCGGTGCAAAAGGTTTGGATATACCTGACCTATTTCATTTGATGATTTTTCTGCATATTTTCTAAATACGAGCTCTTTAATGTTTAATACTAATTTTATGTCAGATGTACTTGTGTGTAGAGGTGGGGTGTAGCCCAAGTATCAAACATATACCACAATCACTGTTATTCGGAAACGTATTTTCCTCTATATCCTGAAATTCAAgtcaaacaaatatatttatgaggtatatgtcatgatccgtggtcaggatcatgtttttgttatgttctgctagttttggactcccttagttcctgtttttgtgcacccttgtttgttaccatggttgcttattgttttaactgcctctggtgttcgggacgctcacctgtctctaatcagatgcattatttaagcctgcctttgccagtcagtcggcttgGCGTCATTGTTCACTTCATGCCTGGTccacgtaagtcttgtttgttcatgccacagctagtaagtttCGTAGTTCATGATTACAATACTAAGTTGTGgttctttagcttctcgtgcgaacggcacgctttccttttgcttgtttcctgtttttggtttaagctgtgaattatgacaataaatcatactcctaccttcacgctttgtccggagttgtccgttctgcatcccgggagaacgactgATTGATTAAAATGTAGGGTTGATAAGCACTGTCAATAATACTCATGGATGCATGAATGTTCCCTGTTTGCATGCTGACTGTCATTGAGATGAATGTTATTCATTGCTGGTCCATCAGGTTGCTCGGCCGAAAAAGCGAGGCGAGACCGTAAAGTTCAGCCAGCACGCTGTGGTGTCGACACAGGAGGGTCGACCCTGCCTGATGATCAGGGTGGCCAACATGCGCAAAAGTCTTCTACTGGGCTGCCAGGTGAGTAGTGTGAAAGGACGATATTgattttaacaatatcaacaaaaaaaaacattttgtttgtgtTTGCACTTCAATCGTCAATCAAAGttaatttatacagcccttaatcacaagtgtctcaaagggctgcacaagccataacgtcatcctcgactcagatcccacatcagggcaagaaaaaactcaacccaatgggaacaacgagaaaccttggaggggaccgcagatgtggggaccacccgcccctgggtgaccggtgcaatggacgtcgaatggatctagttaataatgtgagagtccagtccatagtggggccagcaggggatcttgaatggagacaagtcagcagtgcagagacgtccccaactgatgcacagttgcacgggtcccgactttgaacagctagcgcgtcatctgtggtcacctaataaactctccacacaggagaggggggcagagcagaaaagagacagcagatcaattggtctaaaaggggggtctatttaaaggctagagtatacaaattacttttaagatgggacctaaattcttctactgaggtagcatctctaactgttaccggtagggcattccatagtactggagcccaaatagaaaacactctaaagCCCTCATACTTTTTGGGGGCTCTGGGAatgactaataagccggagttcttagaacgaaGATTTCTGACCTGGGACATAtgctacaatacaatcagcaagataggatggacctagaccgtttagtattttatacgtaagtagtaaaaccttaaagtcgcatcttcagtgcacaggaagccagtgcaggtgagccagtataggcgtaatatgatcaaacttcatACCCCGCCTCCTCCCTCAGGTCACGGGTAAGCTGCTCCAGACGTCTCTGACCAAGGAGGGTGAAACGGTCCGTCTGGACCAGAGGAACGTTGCCTTCCAAGTGGACACGTCCAGCGACAGCCCCTTCCTCATCCTGCCACTCACCTTCTCCCACATCATTGATGACGGCAGTCCTCTGAAAGCTTGGGCGGCCAAGGGTAGGTTGAGGTACACCCGTAGCCAAAGTATTAGGTATCCATAAATTAGGCACACGTGGGACCAAAATGTTAGCCGCCTCGATACCCAAAATAATAGGTACACCCAAAATATTAGGGTCATGCGAAACCAAAGTAGTCAGTACGCCTGAAATATTATGTACACCTGTAGTCACAATATTAACCACACTCACGCAAGATGTTAGGTAAGATCAAAATACAGTATGAGGCCCAAGTAAGGACCAAATATTTGGCACATTTGTGCCTAAAGTATTAGGTACATGCAATATATTAGGTACTCCTCCGGCCATATTATTAGGCACATCAAAAATATTGGTTAGACACAAACTATTGAGTAGTCCCAAAAGATTAGGTACATGTTGGCCCAAAGTATGAAGTACCAAAGTATTAGGTGCAGCCGATCCCAAATTATAGGGTAATCCCAAAATATTGCCTAATATCAAAATATTAGATAGTGTAGACCTGATTCCAGACTATTTGGTAGTCATAAAATACAGTATTAGGTACACGTGAGGCCATAATATGAAGTATATTTATGCCCAAAGTATTGGCTACACCCAATCCAAAATTGTTGGGTAAtatcaaaatattaggtacacctaatTCCAAATAAATAGGTAATcgcaaaatattaggtacactccACACCAAATTAATGGGTGatcccaaaatattaggtacaccttagGCCAGGGGGTGGGCAAACTACGGccggcgggccacatccggcccgttgGTCCTTTTAACCCGTCCTGCCCAAATATttaaaacagaattgagcaaagatctgttttgacaattgccacaacaaaactgacACTAGACTTCGGCGCACTGGCAAAAAAAGGTGATCAACAACGCTGCTGCCCCTAAAAGATAAAGTAAGTGTCAGTCCTTTAAATACCATTTGTATGTTTCTTTGATGTTCTTATATGctattgttgaaaatagatgcaaaatagcccatgtttgagaagcctactcttagttccaacatatatgaaatgccttgtgagttcaaaccccggccgagtcataccaaagactataaaaatgggacccattacctccctgcttggcactcagcatcaagggttggaattgggggttaaatcaccaaaatgattcccgagcgcggccaccgctgctgctcactgctcccctcacctcccagtggggggAACAAGGgtaggggtcaaatgcagaggatagttacaccacacctagcgtgtgtgtgactatcagtggtactttaatcaTGTGTTTGCCCGGCCCGTCTGtaaaatttcaaaagccaatgtggcccctgagacaaaaagtttgcccacccctgccttaggcATATTATTAGATACACCCAAAAAATTGTATGTACACCTTAGGCATAATAAACCCTCCATATATATTTGGTACAGCTAATCCCAAATTATTGGTTAatcccaaaatattaggtacaccagtACCCAAAGTATTAGGTACAGCCAATCTCAAATTATTGGGTAATCCCATAATATACCTgagatatattattattattattttgggtACACATGATGCCAAAACATTAGGCACAGGTGAACATCAGAAAAAGTAAGCACTCCCAAAATATTGGGGTACTCTTGCAACCAACACCAATCATGAGGTTTAAATTAGTTATCTTGAGTTAGCGCGATGAACAGACCCTTTTAAAAAATCAGTGGGAATGTTTCTACTTATTATTATATTGCGATATGTACAATGCTTCTTTTTACAttacattaaaccaggggtgtcaaacgtacggccggataaaaccggtttgcgggcctgatccgatgagtttgctaagtataaaaatgagcccaaatttttgaatggaagaaactgctgttctaaatgtgtccactagatgtcacaatagcaattctttgtatctttgtagatgacgctacatatgtaaaaaaacaaaaaaaacacatgatgttagtgcaccagtcgaggataatgagcaaacaacataaataacatcctgtaatttgattgtgatattatttgtttatcttgatagattgaaaatgaacaccaatgagttgactggtaGATATTATGAcattatttattcagaaagtataaataatgacaaataaagatagaacactattaaccgcaacatgtaagtgtaaaaaaaccccaacaacattatgatttgtaaattttcagaatgtgcttgttctatttttaaacaaagaaaacaatctgaagttgtctttatatttaagttatcgtgccgtgattttaccagtttttccatgtggcccccgatctaaaaggagtttgacacccctgcatcaaACATTCTATGACTATTCAGAGAGCATTACTACGTTATTACAtctacggtatatatatatatacagtacttagCATTCTCTGTTCCAAGCGTGTTCTTCATTCTCATTCACGGCCACCAGGTGGCGGCTGGACGGACCCAGACTTGGCCGACTTTGAGTTGCTGGTGATCTTGAGCGCCACCGTGGAGCCCACCTCAGCCACATGCCAAGTCCGCACGTCCTACCTGCCCGACGAGATCCTCTGGGGCTACGAGTTCCCCCCCGTAGTCTCCCTCTCCCAGTCGGGCAAATACGTGGCGGACTTTGCTTTCTTCGACAAAGTGGCCAAGAGCAAAAGCGCACCGGTGTTTAAATCTTCCAGCCACGCCTACCAGAGCAACGGGGGCGGGACTGTTCCCGAGGTGTCCGACAAAGAGAAGATCCGTCTGGAGCAGAGCTACCGGGAGCGCGGGGAGGACCGCGAGCGGGTCAGGGACTCTAAGATTAGCGTGCGCATTAGCAACGTGTGAAAACGTGGCGTGGCACTTAAACATCCAATAGTACTTCAAAACAAAATGGTGGGAGGCGGTACATGAGAACGTACACAATGACCTCGGCCATggtgatatatatttttaaaaatattaaaaacactaCATTTACTGTCTTTTGTCCACACGCTAACTGTGCCTTTGCCAGAAATGACTTTCTTCATGGCTTCTGATTGGCCACCATGGCCTTAAGGTTTGGAAACTTTAGCGCCCCCTCTTGCTTTGGCATACACACGGCAGCTTGCTAAATGTGTATGAACACAAGAGTGTGGACCTGAActgtaatgttaaaaaaaagaagttattacactaacagaacataacaccACCTAACCTCATAAAATGTTTTCATTTCAACGACATGCCACACAATCATGTATTTATCAAGTAAATGAAAGCATACTACTAAAACATATACAGATAAATGGATAACCTGCCGTGACACATTTGTATATGGAAATACTTATGATTAATATCACATCACCCTTGTCACGAAACCCACAAACCACTTCCATGTGACACTAACAGAAGTTTCCTGTCACAGTGGCGGAACCGTTATGCAAAATATCATATagagtcgtgatcaaaagttacacttgtaaagaacataatgtcatggctgtcttgagtttccaatcatttttacaactcttatttttttgtgatagagtgattggagcacatacttgttggtcacaaaagacattcttgaagtttggttcttttatgaatttattgtgggtctactgaaaacgTGACATCACGCGGgcaaaagataagaccttctggaggaaagttcggtggtcagatgaaacaaaaattgggctgtttggccacaatgcccagcaatatgtttggaggagaaaaggtgaggcctttaatcccaggaacagcatgcctaccgtcaagcatggtggtggtagtattatgctctgggcctgttttgctgccaatggagagTAAATGGgagaatgaaaaaggaggattacctccaaattctccaggacaacctaaaatcatcatcctggaggttgggtcttgggtgcagttgggtgttccaacaggacaatgaaacCCAAACACACGTCGAAAGTAGTaagggaatggctaaatcaggctagaatgaaggttttagaatggccttcccaaagtcctgacttaaacgtgtggacaatgctgaagaaacaagtccatgtcagaaaaccaacacatttagctgaactgcaccaattttgtcaagaggagtggtcaaaaattcaaccagaagcttgtggatggctaccaaaaagcgccttattgcagtgaaacttgccaagggacatgtaagcaaatattaacattgctgtatgtatacttttgacccagcagatttgctcacattttcagtagacccataataaattcataaaagaaccaaacttcatgaatgttttttgtgaccaacaagtatgtgctccaatcactctatcacaaaaaaataaaaatgattgtaaactcaagacagccatgacattatgttctttacaagtgtatgtcaacttttgaccacgactgtatgtacacCAGACAAAACAAATGCATTTTTTCATAACTGATTGACAAATAAAACCTAAATTATAATACTGTATATCTAATAATTGATATTTTGCAAATGCAGGGGTACCTTCAGATAGTAGCCATTGCAAAAGGTAAGACGACAACCGAATAGtacaaaaaacacaaatttacgacacacacacacacacacacacacacacacacacacacacacacacacacacacacacacacacacacacacacacacacacacacacacacacacacacacacacacacacacacacacacacacacacacacacacacacacacacacacacacacaataacacagAAGACGGATCTCAATTACAGTGTTCtttcagaaaacaatgtgaagtacATATAAATGAAGAATGAAATGTATAAATGAAAATTGAACATCATGTTTGCCTTTATTGAAGACTTGCTGGCAAAGATGGTGATGAGCAGAAGGAGGGGAGGGGATTTTCATTCTTAGCTTGAAGTgcctttttttccaattcaatagtgtttctcaccttctttatcaaagtgctgtcactcacaactttctttggccagATGGAGGATTATTTTACTGTTTGGGCACTTGACAAAAAGACTATTACAATGACCCCCCTGGAGAACAGAAATTTCTGCGACTTCCTGAATTGAATTACTTTTCAGAacttgatatttatttatttatcagtaCAATACATTGCGGGCGTTACATTCTTTGTATAATCACCTTATTAAAATAGATGAATTGAATCTGAGATAACATCTGAAACAACTGAAACATATTTTCATGTTGAGTCTATTGTGTCAATTTGTGACATTCAAACTTTGTTCATTGTATGTTATTTTTGATACACGGGGGGAAAACAGTGGAAATCATTCAGTGGGTTGTGCATTTTTTATAAAGCTAACACAGTGACTTTGAAACTGTTGGAAAAAACACTGGTCAGCTTCATCAgattattgtcaggttcaaacactgatgatctATTAATcaggcaagaagcaaggaatcatgcagagacagagttcaatttagctcatgaggagaacgcatggagctgcacacttagtcacagtcttgccctacgctctaaggtacagctcccgcgtgcCTCTATTcattcaggagttccccagtcaacatcactgaggccgcctctaaaaggagtggtcacatatatcatgcaaagcaggtccagtacgcacaatacgtgacggaatgtgctggggccttgtctctgtttcgtctgcgtgctgtcgtcttatcttcgttgaggtccttgaagtccttggctgttagcgggctaaaacaaagataacatctgcggctgaggccacccctcagacaagaagttttgtccttgcacagatagaaacattacagcttgagcacaatagctaataactatatcaagggactttaagcatactaaagttgtgtgataatatatatacatgattattgtaACATTTAATCCTTTTCGAAACAGCTACGATCGTTGTCGTTTTGTGCAAAGTGCACATTTGCATTTCCCTGAACACATTGTCTATCCAGAagacaatttaaaaaagaaaaacaataaccCTGAAACAGTGTAAACGGTTGACTATtttgagtagtttttttcaaGAAACACAATTAATCTTGACACGTtctataatattaaaaaaaaaaaaaaaaaaaattaaaaaaaataaaataaaaaaaatcttgacACGTTCTTTCAAACTCATTTCACAGCATTTGCCTGTGTTTGTATGAACACACTCATTGTGATTTgccatcacatgcacagaaaaTTTCCAccacaaaataacaaaataatgagATTATTATGCCCATATTTAGTGGCTGTGAGCCCGTTTTACACAGCAcatcaaacaaatattaaatatatatataataatatatatatataatagtatatatatatatatatatatatatatatatatatatatatatatatatatatatatatatatatatatatatatatataaataaatatataaatatatatataaatatatatatatatatatatatatatatatatatatatatatatatatatatatatatatatatatatatatatatatatatatatatatatatatatacagtggggcaaaaaagtatttagtcagccacccattgacaatcaatgggtggctgactaaatacttttttgccccactgtgtatatatatatatatatatatatatatatatatatatatatatatatatatatatatatatatatatatatatatatatatatatatatatatatatatatatatatatatatatatatatatatatatatatatatatatatataatataatataattatataatataattatatcaaATATTGCTCATCCTTAAGCTGGGATATCTTGGTTTTTATTGCAGCAGCAGTAGAAATTAAGGGTGGGCTTATCTAAATGTctctgtggagggggggcgtggcctgcgggcctgcagcggaacggggtgtgccaggaccggcctcgaagtcaacgacaggtgcgtagatggcccaggtggcccttgttatctaatcatctGTCGCCCTGTATAAGCAGCAGGCGGGAGGAGAGAGGTTGTTGGAGCTGggtgagagcgagagcgagagcgagagcgagagcgagagtgagagtgagagcgAGACTGACACTGACAGACCCAACAAGACAGTTGCTGGAAAGCCACCTGcggcaatatttacaaaataatatttacaaaataaagcTGTATTGTAACCCTGAACCGTGGTGTTTGGTAGCCTGGAGGACCTACGGGAGGTCAACCTCCACAGTCTCCAACATTGATACCAGGGTGAGTACTGGTATCGAATCGACACTAGCATGATTTTTCTTTTGTTGAATGCTGAAtgttgaatcagaatcagaaatactttattaatccccgaggggaaatcaagattttcagcacaatcccattcaagatcagacaaacattatagggcgccccttacaaaaaaggtgagaaacaggtaaacgctgtggggggacaaaaaaaaaaaatcagtcttagcctgggcccctggagaaggggtccagactgaggccaaggtaaaaaaaaacaacttatagcCATAgcgcacataaacatgtgtgtaagagggaaacatcaaacttcaaagaaaacaaaaaaacattaaaaaagcagAGTTGTTGCAACtggccatttctacatacagctacaaaagtaaaacaacaacaaaaacaaaaaacatatacactgtggtggcctctgcggtgttgcaCGCCTGCTGGGGTGGGGATGGCCAGAGactggagcagacccaacaaagcaaccaagagagccgactccaccctcggccagtgtccagtctgcatggatgagcacataccatgaattgattaacgtggaccccgacttaaacaagttgaaaaacttatgcgGGTGttaccatctagtggtcaattgtacggaatatgtactgtactgtgcaatctactaataaaagtctcaatcaatcaatcagtcaatcaaaaccataccataccaactttatttttgACATCAGTTCGAGCCTCACATAGgtaatgagccggacgtgatgtcaggtgaatacaacctatacATCCAGCAATTGACTTGATTTTCTTCACAGAGTTTATGTGACCACAGCGTCTCTTCTAGTGTAGCCGGTGCAAACAACAAAGCATCTCTCTCTTTGCTGCTCAATCCAGG is a window encoding:
- the LOC133631101 gene encoding ATP-sensitive inward rectifier potassium channel 10-like isoform X1 translates to MTSATPPSSRSPSPQKVCHSQTQTDVLKPLLGGGLSGAGGTLRKRRRVMSKDGRSNVRIEHVSGQSSLYMRDLWTTFLDMQWRYKFFLFTATFAGTWFFFGVLWYLLALAHGDLLEFDPPSNHTPCVLQMQTLTGAFLFSLESQTTIGYGFRCITEECPVAIVLLIIQLVLTMLMEIFITGTFLAKVARPKKRGETVKFSQHAVVSTQEGRPCLMIRVANMRKSLLLGCQVTGKLLQTSLTKEGETVRLDQRNVAFQVDTSSDSPFLILPLTFSHIIDDGSPLKAWAAKGGGWTDPDLADFELLVILSATVEPTSATCQVRTSYLPDEILWGYEFPPVVSLSQSGKYVADFAFFDKVAKSKSAPVFKSSSHAYQSNGGGTVPEVSDKEKIRLEQSYRERGEDRERVRDSKISVRISNV
- the LOC133631101 gene encoding ATP-sensitive inward rectifier potassium channel 10-like isoform X2, whose product is MEMEYILLESPSPQKVCHSQTQTDVLKPLLGGGLSGAGGTLRKRRRVMSKDGRSNVRIEHVSGQSSLYMRDLWTTFLDMQWRYKFFLFTATFAGTWFFFGVLWYLLALAHGDLLEFDPPSNHTPCVLQMQTLTGAFLFSLESQTTIGYGFRCITEECPVAIVLLIIQLVLTMLMEIFITGTFLAKVARPKKRGETVKFSQHAVVSTQEGRPCLMIRVANMRKSLLLGCQVTGKLLQTSLTKEGETVRLDQRNVAFQVDTSSDSPFLILPLTFSHIIDDGSPLKAWAAKGGGWTDPDLADFELLVILSATVEPTSATCQVRTSYLPDEILWGYEFPPVVSLSQSGKYVADFAFFDKVAKSKSAPVFKSSSHAYQSNGGGTVPEVSDKEKIRLEQSYRERGEDRERVRDSKISVRISNV